The DNA sequence agAATCTCCCCAGGGCTTTCTTCATGGCACTCATCACCTCCTTGTTCCTCAGGCTATAGATCAGAGGATTCAGCATAGGAGCCACTACAGTATAGAATATAGATatcatcttctcaagttcaaCTGTGGAGGTGGCCCGGGGCCACATGTAGGTAAATATGGTGGCTCCAAAACAAAGGGAGACCACAGTGAGATGGGAGGCACAGGTCCCAAAGGCTTTGCGACGTCCTTGAGTAGAACGGATACGCAGAATGGCTCTAACAATCTGGGCATAGGAAAACAGGACCAGGGCGCAGGGAAACATGAGTACCACAAAGACTGAGAAGGTCACCATGACCTTGTTGAAGGAAATGTCCACACAGGCCAAGCGCAGCACTGCTAGGGTCTCACAGACAAAGTGATTGATAATATTCTTACAGAGGGGAAGTCTGAAGGTAATGATTGTCTCCATGAGTGAATTCAGGAACCCAGCAGTCCAACAGGCAGCAGCCAGAGCAATGCAGAGCCCTCCATGCATGATGACTGTGTAGTGTAGAGGATAGCACACTGCCACATAGCGGTCATATGCCATTGCTCCCAGCAGGAAGAACTCAGTCCCAGCCAGTCCTAGTGAAATGTAGAACTGAAATACACAACTACAGAATGGGATGGACTTCCTTGAAGATAGGAAGTGGATGAGCATTTGTGGCACGGTGCTGTTCATGTAGCAAATATCCACAATGGAAAGGACACTGAGAAAAAAGTACATGGGGGTGTGGAGTCTGGTGTCCAGCCTGATCAGGTGGATGATAAGGAAA is a window from the Gracilinanus agilis isolate LMUSP501 unplaced genomic scaffold, AgileGrace unplaced_scaffold38822, whole genome shotgun sequence genome containing:
- the LOC123255075 gene encoding olfactory receptor-like protein OLF3 gives rise to the protein MAQYNQTWVNEFILLGLSNDQKTQIYLFVIFLAMYLVTMLGNFLIIHLIRLDTRLHTPMYFFLSVLSIVDICYMNSTVPQMLIHFLSSRKSIPFCSCVFQFYISLGLAGTEFFLLGAMAYDRYVAVCYPLHYTVIMHGGLCIALAAACWTAGFLNSLMETIITFRLPLCKNIINHFVCETLAVLRLACVDISFNKVMVTFSVFVVLMFPCALVLFSYAQIVRAILRIRSTQGRRKAFGTCASHLTVVSLCFGATIFTYMWPRATSTVELEKMISIFYTVVAPMLNPLIYSLRNKEVMSAMKKALGRFSEEK